A genomic segment from Dermacentor silvarum isolate Dsil-2018 chromosome 11, BIME_Dsil_1.4, whole genome shotgun sequence encodes:
- the LOC119433611 gene encoding phosphoglucomutase-1 yields MPVEVVQVQPFEGQKPGTSGLRKPTKTFMQPNYTECFIQSIFDALGPELQGSTLVVGGDGRYFVKEATTTIIQMAAANKVSHIIVGQNSLFSTPAVSCVIRKRKALGGILLTASHNPGGIDADFGIKYNISNGGPAPESVTSAIHVVTTCIHEYRTCPDVTPDLSQLGSQTFDIEGRPFTVEVIDVVADYVELMQQVFDFDAIRKLIVGGEERPPFRVLINSMHGITGPYCQRIFSELLGVPLENIRNRVPLVDFGGKHPDPNLTYAKELVDEMRTGPFDMGAAFDGDGDRNMILGGGAFFVTPSDSLAVLADNMHAIPYFQATGIRGLARSMPTAGAVDRVAKAKGLPMYETPTGWKFFGTLMDAGRLSLCGEESFGTGSDHVREKDGVWAALAWLSVLAHSGKGVQEMCEDHWARYGRNFFTRYDYEQCETEAAHQLMQHVEGRMNDPAFKGRRFLCDGRTYTVAKADNFSYTDPIDGSTSEKQGLRIVFTDGSRIVYRLSGTGSTGATIRIYIDSYEPDPLKCKEDSQKMLRPLVAIAIHISDMKNFTGRTRPTVIT; encoded by the exons ATGCCGGTCGAAGTGGTGCAGGTGCAGCCATTCGAGGGCCAAAAGCCCGGCACCAGCGGGCTGCGCAAGCCCACCAAGACGTTCATGCAGCCAAATTACACGGAATGCTTCATCCAGTCAATCTTCGACGCGCTCGGACCCGAGCTGCAAGGCTCCACGCTCGTCGTGGGCGGCGACGGACGCTACTTCGTCAAGGAGGCCACAACGACGATCATTCAGATGGCCGCCGCAAACAAG GTTTCGCACATTATAGTGGGACAGAACTCTCTGTTCTCCACTCCGGCCGTGTCGTGCGTGATACGCAAGCGCAAGGCTCTGGGAGGCATCTTACTCACCGCCAGCCACAACCCTGGAGGCATCGATGCCGACTTCGGCATCAAGTACAACATCTCCAATGGAG GTCCGGCGCCTGAGTCTGTGACGAGCGCCATCCATGTGGTGACCACATGCATCCACGAGTACCGCACCTGCCCCGATGTGACGCCCGACTTGAGCCAACTGGGCTCGCAGACCTTCGACATCGAGGGGCGACCTTTCACCGTGGAAGTCATCGACGTCGTCGCTGACTACGTCGAGCTCATGCAGCAG GTGTTCGACTTCGACGCGATCCGCAAGCTAATCGTGGGAGGCGAGGAGCGGCCCCCGTTCCGAGTGCTGATAAACAGCATGCACGGCATCACGGGCCCCTACTGCCAGCGCATTTTCTCTGAGCTGTTGGGCGTGCCCCTCGAAAACATCCGCAACAGGGTGCCTCTCGTGGACTTTGGCGGCAAGCACCCGGACCCAAACCTGACGTACGCCAAGGAGCTGGTGGATGAGATGCGCACGGGGCCCTTCGACATGGGCGCTGCCTTCGACGGTGACGGG GACCGCAACATGATCCTGGGCGGGGGCGCTTTCTTCGTGACGCCCTCGGACTCGCTGGCCGTGCTGGCGGACAACATGCACGCCATCCCGTACTTCCAAGCCACGGGCATCCGGGGCCTGGCGCGCAGCATGCCCACCGCAGGTGCCGTGGACCGGGTGGCCAAGGCCAAGGGCCTGCCCATGTACGAGACGCCCACCGGATGGAAGTTCTTCGGCACGCTCATGGACGCTGGACGTCTGTCACTCTGCGGAGAGGAGAGCTTCGGCACCGGCTCCGATCACGTCCG GGAAAAGGACGGCGTGTGGGCCGCCTTGGCGTGGCTGTCGGTGCTGGCGCACAGCGGCAAGGGCGTCCAGGAGATGTGTGAGGACCACTGGGCGCGCTACGGGCGCAACTTCTTCACGCGCTACGACTACGAGCAGTGCGAGACCGAAGCCGCGCACCAGTTGATGCAGCACGTTGAGGGCCGCATGAACGACCCGGCCTTCAAGGGGCGCCGCTTCCTGTGCGACGGCCGTACCTATACTGTGGCCAAGGCCGACAACTTCTCGTACACTGACCCAATCGATGGGTCCACTTCGGAGAAGCAG GGCCTGCGCATTGTGTTTACCGACGGTTCTCGCATTGTGTACCGCCTGAGCGGCACTGGCAGCACGGGCGCCACCATTCGGATCTACATTGACAGCTACGAGCCAGACCCTCTGAAGTGCAAGGAGGACTCGCAG